The Synchiropus splendidus isolate RoL2022-P1 chromosome 1, RoL_Sspl_1.0, whole genome shotgun sequence genome includes a window with the following:
- the LOC128752577 gene encoding zinc finger protein 501-like: protein MKTEADGDTCGGAEAASDLDTPLLPDHQRSPCSDSDTDDSEDWRDTSDNRSGSAENLEVHVSEKKDDDDSDNSKTGLNLPVKTCGGPLTCSVCGKYFGSRRNLIRHMRLHAEKKPFSCSQCGKCFSQSRQLKVHMRSHSGEKPFRCSQCGRCFAHSQVLKAHMRIHTGEKPFKCSLCGKGFTQKSLLTTHTRIHTGEKPFSCSHCGKCFSHSGSLKTHLRLHPGENSFTCSQCGKGFTQRYYLKRHMRIHTGEHPFRCPQCGKGFTQSQYLSVHMRIHTGEKPYICSQCGKCFSQRGSLSTHMKLHTAESTFTCSHCGKGFRMSHYLKMHMKSHTGENPFRCPHCGICFSHNRGLRIHLKLHAGGNLFTCTACGKSFKRSYTLKVHMRGHTGEKPFKCSYCGKGFSEGRYLKSHLKLHTREDLFDCSHCGKGFTRKHCLKIHMRSHTTD, encoded by the coding sequence atgaagacagaagctgatggagacacctgtggaggagcagaagcagccagtgacttggatacacctctcctccctgaccaccagaggtcgccttgttctgactctgacactgatgacagtgaggactggagagacaCCAGTGACAATCGATCAGGTTCTGCTGAGAATCTGGAGGTTCATGTCAGTGAGAagaaagatgatgatgacagtgatAATTCAAAGACCGGACTGAATCTACCCGTGAAAACTTGCGGGGGACCTTTGACTTGTTCTGTTTGTGGAAAATATTTTGGAAGTAGACGTAATCTGATTCGCCACATGAGACTTCACgctgaaaaaaaacctttcagctgctctcagtgtggtaaatgtttctcGCAGAGTAGACAGCTAAAGGTTCACATGAGAAGTCACAGtggagaaaagccttttagATGCTCGCAGTGTGGTAGATGTTTTGCCCATAGCCAAGTCCTGAAGGCCCACATGAGAATTCATACTGGAGAAAAACCGTTCAAATGCTCTCTGTGTGGTAAAGGTTTTACACAAAAGAGTCTGTTGACAACTCACACAAGAatacacactggtgaaaaacctttcagctgctctcattgtggtaaatgtttttcacacaGTGGGTCCCTTAAGACTCACCTGAGACTTCATCCTGGAGAGAATTCTTTCACATGCTCTCAGTGTGGAAAGGGGTTTACACAGAGATATTACCTGAAGAGACACATGAGAATCCACACTGGAGAACATCCTTTCAGGTGTCCTCAATGTGGCAAAGGCTTTACGCAGAGCCAATACCTAAGTGTGCATATgcgaattcacactggagaaaaaccttacatatgctctcagtgtggtaaatgcttTTCACAGAGAGGGAGCCTTAGTACTCACATGAAACTTCATACTGCAGAAAGCACTTTCACATGCTCTCACTGTGGTAAAGGTTTTAGGATGAGCCATTACCTGAAGATGCATATGAAaagtcacactggagaaaacccGTTCAGATGCCCTCACTGTGGTATATGTTTCTCACATAACAGGGGCCTTAGAATTCACCTGAAACTTCACGCTGGTGGAAACCTTTTCACATGCACCGCGTGTGGGAAAAGTTTTAAGAGGAGCTACACCTTGAAGGTGCACATGAGaggtcacactggagaaaagcctttcaaaTGCTCGTATTGTGGTAAAGGTTTTTCAGAGGGCAGGTACCTTAAGAGTCACCTAAAACTTCATACCAGAGAGGATCTTTTCGACTGCTCTCACTGTGGTAAAGGTTTTACACGGAAACACTGCCTGAAGATACACATGAGAAGTCACACTACAGACTGA